In a single window of the Raphanus sativus cultivar WK10039 chromosome 9, ASM80110v3, whole genome shotgun sequence genome:
- the LOC108827787 gene encoding dolichyl-diphosphooligosaccharide--protein glycosyltransferase 48 kDa subunit — protein MMNLSRSAALISLFLLPLLSFSFSVDNPTDRRVLVLLDDLSLKSSHSIFFNTLKSRGFDLDFKLADDSKLALQRYGQYLYDGLIIFAPSTERFGGSLDSKSVADFVDSGRDLILSADTSASDLIRGIALECGVDFDEDSSAMVIDHSSFSVSDGDHTLIAADDLVKSDVILGKTKIEAPVLFRGVAHSLNPTNNLVLKVLSASPSAYSANPSSKLSSPPQLTGSAISLVSVMQARNNARVVISGSLQLFSDRLFRSGVQKAGSPNKYEKSGNEQFVTEVSKWVFHERGHLKAGSLVHHRVGETDEPAIYRIKDDLEFSVEILEWSGKSWEPYVADDVQVQFYMMSPYVLKTLSTDKKGMFHTSFKVPDVYGVFQFKVEYEKLGYTTLSLSKQIPVRPYRHNEYERFIPTAYPYYGACFTTMAGFFVFSFVYLYHK, from the exons ATGATGAACCTTTCGAGATCCGCGGCGCTGATCTCCTTATTCCTTCTTCCGTTGCTTAGCTTCTCGTTCTCCGTCGATAATCCGACGGATCGGCGGGTTCTGGTTCTTCTCGACGATCTGTCACTCAAATCCTCTCATTCTATCTTCTTCAACACTCTCAAATCCCGTGGATTCGATCTCGATTTCAAATTAGCAGATGATTCGAAGCTCGCGCTTCAACGATACGGCCAGTACTTGTACGATGGGCTCATCATCTTCGCCCCCTCCACAGAGC GATTTGGAGGTTCATTGGATTCGAAATCCGTGGCTGATTTCGTAGATTCGGGTCGTGACTTGATCTTATCGGCAGATACTTCTGCATCTGATCTGATTCGGGGGATTGCTTTAGAATGTGGTGTTGATTTCGATGAG GATTCTTCGGCTATGGTTATTGATCATTCGAGCTTCTCCGTCTCTGACGGCGACCACACCTTGATTGCTGCCGATGATTTAGTCAAGTCCGATGTCATTTTAGGAAAAACCAAGATTGAG GCTCCCGTGCTCTTCAGAGGTGTTGCGCATTCATTGAACCCTACCAACAATCTG GTTTTGAAAGTTCTTTCTGCTTCTCCATCAGCTTATTCTGCTAACCCGAGCTCTAAGTTGTCGAGTCCTCCCCAGCTCACTGGGTCTGCAATTTCGCTAGTGTCGGTCATGCAG GCCAGGAACAATGCTAGGGTTGTGATCTCGGGCTCTTTGCAGTTGTTTAGCGATAG GTTGTTCAGATCTGGTGTCCAGAAAGCTGGGAGTCCGAACAA ATATGAAAAATCTGGAAACGAACAGTTTGTGACTGAAGTAAGCAAATGGGTCTTCCACGAAAGAGGCCACCTGAAG GCTGGTAGTCTTGTACACCATAGGGTCGGAGAAACAGATGAGCCAGCAATATATAGGATAAAGGATGACCTG GAATTTTCGGTGGAGATACTAGAGTGGTCAGGGAAGAGCTGGGAACCATATGTAGCTGATGATGTGCAGGTTCAGTTTTACATGATGAGCCCATATGTGTTGAAAACCTTGTCAACAGACAAGAAG GGTATGTTTCATACATCTTTCAAGGTGCCTGATGTATATGGTGTATTCCAGTTTAAGGTTGAATATGAAAAGCTAGGCTACACTACATTATCTCTTTCAAAGCAG ATTCCTGTGAGGCCTTACAGACATAATGAGTATGAGAGATTTATTCCAACTGCGTATCCTTATTATGGAGCCTGCTTTACCACT ATGGCTGGTTTCTTTGTCTTCAGCTTCGTCTACCTCTACCATAAGTAG
- the LOC108825431 gene encoding calcium uniporter protein 3, mitochondrial, which yields MASKKTLVRNFFNISKTYSRVTRVRPPTKSGINPVVGDSGIRRRFIHKRALFWPEISPKGGTLMEKLKELSLSNNRIRLDEMLPPPTPENTTSPGTIQAVTMEDVKKLMRAAEMEMVKTRLREIGENWISYSEFVRVCGENNSDPEQGNRVANMLEEGGDVIVLGNFVCLKPEELTNAVAGLIPTHEPTRDAATKQEFEQLEVIKSDIDKRAENMAKRELYTGLGLVIAPTIGCFRLTFWELSWDVMEPICYYVSTAYFMGGYAFFLRTSKEPTFGGFFKSRFEKKQKQLIKSLGFDIDRFTKLQKIHRPELTSSAAPS from the exons ATGGCGTCGAAGAAAACTCTAGTCCGAAATTTCTTCAACATTTCCAAAACCTATTCCCGGGTTACCCGAGTGCGTCCTCCCACCAAATCCGGCATTAATCCGGTCGTCGGAGATTCTGGAATACGCCGGAGATTTATTCACAAGAGGGCACTTTTCTGGCCGGAGATATCTCCAAAAGGAGGTACTCTGATGGAAAAACTCAAGGAGCTGAGTTTGTCGAACAATCGGATTCGCCTCGACGAGATGTTACCGCCACCGACGCCGGAGAATACTACGTCTCCGGGAACTATCCAGGCGGTTACGATGGAAGACGTGAAGAAGCTGATGAGGGCAGCGGAAATGGAGATGGTGAAAACGAGGCTGAGAGAGATAGGGGAAAACTGGATTTCCTATTCGGAGTTTGTTCGGGTTTGCGGAGAAAACAATTCGGATCCTGAACAAGGTAACCGGGTCGCGAATATGCTCGAGGAAGGCGGAGACGTCATCGTTTTGGGGAATTTCGTCTGCCTTAAACCGGAAGAG TTAACAAACGCTGTGGCTGGTCTGATTCCGACACACGAACCCACTCGCGACGCCGCGACAAAACAAGAGTTTGAGCAACTTGAGGTTATTAAATCAGATATCGACAAAAGAGCCGAAAATATGGCAAAGAGAGAATTATATACAGGATTAGGGCTTGTTATAGCCCCAACGATTGGGTGTTTTAGGTTGACGTTTTGGGAACTGTCTTGGGACGTGATGGAGCCCATATGCTATTACGTAAGTACGGCTTATTTCATGGGTGGTTACGCCTTCTTCCTCCGGACCTCAAAGGAACCTACCTTCGGAGGGTTTTTCAAAAGCCGGTTCGAGAAGAAGCAGAAACAGTTGATTAAATCGCTTGGTTTCGATATTGACCGGTTTACCAAGCTTCAAAAGATACATCGTCCAGAGTTGACTAGTTCAGCTGCCCCTTCTTga
- the LOC108825430 gene encoding protein DA1-related 6, translated as MSGNYGERSEKKRKELFDLGQDSQHIPLAAQVPCSVSLILSLNSSHFGITFCFRPSLYLRPSDRMGCFGSKSSTSEQDPFEAETDIVRQVSSYDAHVQEEEDEQVALAIQQSQQEAEERRRRTRDLEEKHAQERGETQNYDNSSSSLKYKQDGQASEEKDKRKQFEEHVKQDEQLPPPPPPPLEEEHNNISSRAALDDEQRISRESLKDKGQTKPSEDDDNGKLVEAIPPPRMCGGCHFEIEDGGSSVDVNGVPWHPKCFSCGACHNPIAIHDVHNHVSNLRGKFHEACYVRYCYVCKEKKMKEYHQHHFWREKYCPAHDSDGTPKCCSCERLEPRGTGFVMHDDGRWLCLECMESAVMDTYEAHNLHLEIREFFHGLNMEIEKEFPLLLVEKQALYKAEEEEKIEDQHGVVTRGICLSEVQTVTSVSKGPKRGGLNKKQLEGKVTESQQVDSGCPVTAILILYGLPRLLTGSLMAHEMMHAYLRLNKYNNLNKVLEEGLCQVLGHMWLETQRYAPIDVSAASSSSSSSSNAAKKGEWSELEKKLVDFYKNEIETAESEVYGEGFRIANNMVTNSSLHETLKEIILRGRG; from the exons ATGTCTGGAAACTATGGTGAAAGATCggagaagaaaaggaaagagCTTTTTGATTTGGGGCA AGACTCTCAGCATATTCCACTAGCAGCTCAAGTGCCGTGCTCTGTTTCTCTGATTTTGTCTTTAAATTCGTCTCATTTTGGGATCACTTTCTGTTTCAGACCAAGCTTGTACCTCAG GCCGTCAGATCGGATGGGGTGCTTCGGCTCCAAATCCTCCACTTCTGAg CAGGATCCTTTTGAAGCTGAAACTGATATCGTCAGACAAGTGTCATCGTATGATGCTCAcgttcaagaagaagaagatgagcaGGTTGCTTTGGCCATTCAACAATCTCAACAAGAGGCAGAGGAAAGAAGGCGGCGCACCAGAGACTTAGAAGAGAAGCATGCACAGGAAAGAGGAGAAACCCAAAATTATgacaactcttcttcttctttgaaatACAAACAAGATGGACAGGCTTCTGAGgagaaagacaaaagaaaacagttTGAAGAACACGTGAAGCAGGATGAACaacttcctcctcctcctcctcctccacttgAAGAAGAACATAACAACATTTCCTCTAGAGCTGCCTTGGATGATGAGCAGCGGATTAGCAGGGAGAGTTTGAAGGATAAGGGTCAAACAAAGCCATCTGAAGATGACGACAATGGAAAGCTCGTTGAGGCGATTCCTCCTCCTCG CATGTGTGGTGGTTGCCACTTTGAGATTGAAGACGGAGGATCTAGTGTGGATGTCAATGGTGTTCCTTGGCATCCTAAATGTTTCTCTTGTGGTGCTTGCCACAACCCAATTGCTATCCACGACGTTCATAACCAT GTTTCAAACTTAAGAGGCAAGTTTCACGAGGCCTGCTATGTACGGTACTGCTATGTCTGCAAAGAGAAGAAG ATGAAAGAATACCACCAGCATCACTTCTGGAGGGAGAAGTACTGCCCTGCTCATGACTCTGATGGAACTCCCAAGTGTTGCAGTTGCGAGAGGCTAGAG CCTAGGGGAACGGGTTTCGTAATGCATGATGATGGAAGGTGGCTATGTCTAGAATGTATGGAATCAGCGGTTATGGATACTTACGAGGCCCATAATCTGCACTTGGAGATCCGTGAATTCTTCCATGGCTTAAACATGGAGATTGAGAAAGAGTTTCCTCTTCTTTTGGTTGAGAAACAAGCGCTGTATAAAGCTGAGGAGGAAGAGAAGATT GAGGATCAGCATGGTGTGGTAACCAGAGGTATTTGCCTGTCTGAAGTGCAAACTGTCACAAGT GTGTCAAAAGGGCCAAAGAGGGGAGGGCTTAACAAGAAGCAGCTAGAAGGCAAGGTCACGGAATCTCAACAGGTTGACAGTGGATGTCCGGTCACTGCAATTCTCATCTTATATGGACTTCCTAG GTTACTAACCGGATCTCTCATGGCTCACGAGATGATGCATGCTTATCTTAGACTCAATA AATATAATAATTTGAACAAGGTTCTGGAAGAAGGACTATGCCAAGTGCTAGGGCACATGTGGTTGGAGACTCAGAGATACGCCCCTATTGATGTTTCTgcggcttcttcttcttcttcttcttcatcaaatGCGGCAAAGAAAGGTGAGTGGTCTGAACTCGAGAAGAAGCTGGTGGACTTTTACAAGAATGAGATAGAGACAGCTGAGTCAGAAGTCTATGGTGAAGGGTTCAGGATAGCTAACAATATGGTGACAAATTCCAGCCTCCATGAAACCCTCAAAGAGATTATTCTTCGCGGCCGgggttga
- the LOC108827862 gene encoding LOW QUALITY PROTEIN: protein DA1-related 3 (The sequence of the model RefSeq protein was modified relative to this genomic sequence to represent the inferred CDS: deleted 1 base in 1 codon), whose protein sequence is MGWFSCFFSPSTKQDDPSEDHYKTAIKISRHEKEDGIVRQKREKDEQVAIERATEESLKLFEKEEEKRRLDKSKEEGKREKVDDDDDQVDTEQIEMNIATEESLKLFQKEEEKRRLEKSKEEGKRKQVGEEEEDDKGQFKHSKDKQVAPPSCSICNGCKSEIKDGLSVKAFGDLWHPRCLCCLHCHKPIALGEIARKAIFHRSCYKEHRHPTCCVCQKKIPPTEDGIKYNEHPFWKEKYCPCHDSDGTAKCCSCERLEPRGTNFVMLGDDRWLCLQCMGSSVMDTYECHDLHLEIRDFFDGLFLPVDKEFPLLLVEKQALNKAEQEEKIDYHHAVVTRGICLSEEQNVTSVKERPKMGPNNKLIDIVTETQMVSGCEVTAILIIYGLPRLLTGYILAHEMMHAYLRLNGYKNLKLELEEGLCQVLGLRWLESHTFASTDAAAASSSSNTPPAASTSKKLDDWSDFEKKLAEFCIHQIKEDDSPVYGLGFQQVHEILVSNHYNLKDTLKDIVNASKSVPVSKF, encoded by the exons ATGGGATGGTTCTCCTGCTTCTTCAGTCCATCTACTAAACAGGATGATCCATCTGAg GATCATTATAAAACGGCCATCAAAATATCAAGGCATGAAAAAGAAGATGGCATCGTACGtcagaaaagagaaaaagatgaaCAGGTTGCGATAGAGAGAGCAACGGAAGAAAGCTTGAAGCTG TTTGAGAAAGAGGAGGAAAAGAGAAGATTAGATAAGTCAAAGGAG GAAGGCAAAAGAGAGAaagtggatgatgatgatgatcaagtGGATACTGAACAGATTGAGATGAATATAGCAACGGAAGAAAGCTTGAAGCTGTTTCAGAAAGAGGAGGAAAAGAGAAGATTAGAAAAGTCAAAGGAGGAAGGCAAAAGAAAACAAgtgggggaggaggaggaggatgataAGGGACAATTTAAGCATTCCAAAGACAAACAAGTTGCTCCTCCTAG ttgtAGCATATGCAATGGTTGCAAATCTGAGATCAAAGATGGACTATCTGTCAAAGCCTTTGGTGATCTTTGGCATCCTCGTTGTCTATGTTGCCTTCATTGTCACAAACCAATTGCCCTGGGCGAG ATTGCAAGAAAAGCAATATTCCACAGATCTTGCTATAAGGAGCACCGTCATCCCACCTGCTGTGTCTGCCAAAAGAAG attcCCCCAACAGAGGACGGTATAAAGTACAACGAGCATCCGTTCTGGAAGGAGAAATACTGTCCTTGTCATGATAGTGATGGAACTGCCAAGTGTTGCAGCTGTGAAAGATTAGAG CCTAGAGGAACAAATTTTGTGATGCTTGGTGATGATCGGTGGCTATGTCTACAATGTATGGGATCTTCGGTCATGGATACTTATGAATGCCATGATTTGCATTTGGAAATCCGTGACTTCTTCGATGGCTTGTTCTTGCCAGTTGATAAAGAGTTTCCACTTCTTCTTGTTGAGAAACAAGCTCTGAATAAAGCTGAGCAAGAAGAGAAGATT GACTATCATCATGCAGTGGTAACAAGAGGTATTTGCTTGTCCGAAGAGCAAAATGTCACAAGT GTAAAAGAAAGACCAAAGATGGGACCAAACAACAAGCTAATCGACATAGTTACAGAGACTCAAATGGTGAGCGGATGCGAGGTCACTGCAATTCTCATTATATACGGACTTCCTAGGTTACTCACAGGATATATCTTGGCTCACGAGATGATGCATGCTTACCTTAGACTCAACG GTTATAAGAATCTTAAGTTAGAGCTTGAAGAAGGATTATGTCAAGTGTTAGGCCTCAGGTGGTTGGAGTCTCATACATTTGCCTCTACTGATGCTGCTGcggcttcttcttcctccaacACCCCTCCAGCTGCCAGCACGTCAAAGAAACTTGACGACTGGTCTGATTTTGAGAAGAAGCTCGCCGAGTTTTGCATTCATCAGATCAAAGAAGATGATTCACCGGTCTACGGTCTGGGATTTCAACAGGTCCACGAGATTTTGGTCTCAAATCACTACAACCTTAAGGATACTCTGAAAGACATTGTCAACGCTTCAAAGAGTGTACCAGTTTCAAAGTTTTGA
- the LOC108827789 gene encoding UPF0496 protein At5g66675, with amino-acid sequence MFLGLFSKKMEEDKSNSSSRNRTTSTQPPLQQIRTDMGSLYSADLTSYNSACKEDPDLQSFDSSLHQRTNRVIHSLASGAESRSLSFEALIEVSGCLLEMNQEVVRFIIESREDVWDNKDLTCLVNAYFDSSIKTLDFCNAVDNCVKRARIGQMIIQFAVKQFEMESKTSAEPGGPNKYAKTLEELNKFKASGDPFDGDFFMLFESVYEQQVMLLEILHKQKRKLDKKLKNIKHWKKISNVVFVTAFVSVLIFSVVAAAIAAPPVVTAVAAALAVPIGSVGKWCSHLWKKYETAVRRQKDVVLSMKVGAYITMKDMENIRVHVDKLKIEMESMMQRVDFAIKEEEEEVAVRLAMEEISRRFDVFTERIEEVGENAAKCSKDITLARTIVLRHILSFPTSSDSEQGNLIEAITL; translated from the exons ATGTTTCTTGGATTATTCTCCAAAAAAATGGAAGAAGACAAATCAAACTCCAGCAGCAGGAACAGAACCACCAGTACACAACCACCTCTACAACAGATCCGAACAGACATGGGTTCCTTATACTCAGCCGATCTCACTTCTTACAATTCAGCCTGCAAAGAAGACCCAGATTTACAATCCTTCGACTCCTCTCTCCATCAACGCACCAACAGAGTCATCCACTCCCTCGCCTCGGGAGCCGAATCTCGCTCTCTTTCCTTCGAAGCCCTCATAGAAGTCTCCGGTTGTCTCCTCGAAATGAACCAAGAAGTCGTCAGGTTCATCATCGAAAGCAGAGAAGATGTGTGGGACAACAAAGACTTGACCTGTCTGGTCAACGCCTACTTCGACAGCAGCATCAAGACCCTTGACTTCTGCAATGCTGTCGACAACTGCGTCAAACGAGCCAGGATTGGCCAAATGATCATTCAGTTTGCTGTTAAGCAGTTCGAGATGGAGTCTAAAACATCTGCTGAGCCTGGTGGTCCTAACAAGTACGCCAAGACTCTGGAAGAGCTCAACAAGTTCAAAGCTTCTGGTGATCCCTTTGATGGAGACTTCTTCATGCTCTTCGAGTCCGTTTACGAGCAGCAGGTCATGCTTCTCGAGATACTCCACAAGCAGAAGAGGAAGCTCGACAAGAAGCTCAAGAACATTAAGCACTGGAAGAAGATATCGAATGTGGTCTTCGTGACTGCGTTTGTCTCTGTTTTGATCTTCTCCGTGGTCGCAGCCGCTATAGCCGCACCGCCGGTCGTGACCGCGGTCGCGGCTGCGTTGGCGGTTCCGATAGGCTCTGTAGGGAAGTGGTGTAGTCATCTATGGAAGAAGTACGAAACGGCTGTGAGAAGACAGAAAGATGTTGTTCTGTCGATGAAGGTTGGTGCTTATATCACGATGAAAGACATGGAGAACATCAGAGTCCATGTGGATAAGCTGAAGATTGAGATGGAGTCGATGATGCAGAGAGTTGATTTTGCGAtcaaggaggaggaagaagaggtgGCTGTGAGGCTTGCGATGGAAGAGATCAGCAGGAGGTTCGATGTATTCACGGAGAGGATAGAGGAAGTGGGTGAAAACGCGGCTAAGTGTAGCAAAGATATTACGTTGGCGAGAACTATTGTTTTGAGACATATTCTAAGTTTCCCAACTAGTTCAGACTCAGAGCAAGGCAACTT GATTGAGGCTATCACATTGTGA